AAAGTTATATGTAGTACTCTGCTCCGAATAGTCGGAAGAAGTACAACCGGATAATAAAGTGACTGATAACCATATTAACAATGGAATACTGAACAATCTCCCTCGAAATCGCCCTGTCTTAATGCTCCATGCATTACTGCGCAGGATTACAATCATTAACAACATAATAAAGATGAGAAGTAAGCTAATCCCTAGAACGATACCCAATGTTGTTAGAGACACTTCCCGGAACACTGCAGTGAGTTGATCATTAAACGGGTCACGTCTGTACTCATCCCCACGAAGATAACCAGTTGACACTAGAAAGCCAAGTGGAGTTGGTATGTTATATTTGCTAGATTCTAATGGAAGTCCATAATAGGGGATTAGAAGGATTCCTGTGCAGGTAAAAAGAGTAAACGCGTAACGTTTCATACACACGGAGACAAACAGGATTAACAAAGCCAAATATAAACTGCCAAACACCTTGCCTGATGTCACCCACAGAAAAGCTTCAAACAATGTGCATTTTTTTTTGGATTCAGCAAAATAGGACAAGCTCTGCAGTGGATAATTCCCGTGTTCCAGTCCATATTTCAATTGAAAAAAAACAAACTCCATATATGACATCAACAGACTCAGCAACGCAACCGACAATAACGCCATACAAATCTTGCATACACTCTGTTGGAAGGTCCCTTTTCGCACTGTCAGAAGCAGCATATCCATCTTGTTTTCGTACTCATAACAATACACAGGCGCTACCAGCAGCACCACCAACAATACCCAGAGCAAATCCAAGGTATCATTGGATAGTAAGCCATCCCAGCCATTTCTATATAGAAAATACCTGTCTGCCGGATGTTCACGTATGTATGTATATTGGTCATAAATCAGTTCGTATCCCCTTTCGTTTTGCAGCACCCGTTCAAGAGGTAAGGTTCCTGCAAGAAATTCCGCTTCTTCAATGACACCGTCGTAATAATCTTCAGTCATCTTCTGCTGCAATGTTTTCGCATTAGCTATCCTTTCGGACTCTTCCAAAATGAATTGTTCGGCAATTTCTGAATACGATCCTTGAACCTCCTTAAGATACGAAAAATAGTGCGGGTAATTCATCTCGATATCAGCGTTCACTGGTTTATCCATCAAAAACAGTAGGAGTGCTTTCAAGAAAAGTAACAGCAGAATAAAATGTAAACCTTTCTGCAAAAGAAATATTTTCTTTAATTCATATAACGAAGTTGACACGTTTCCGGCTCCCCTTCAGCATTGCATTCTTTTTTACACTTAATTTGATGCCGTATAGAAATACAAGCCCCCAAGACACTGTCAATACACCAGCAGCGATATAGCTAGGTATTGGATAGCCCAGCAAGGCAATAAATTCTGCTTTTCGAAAAAGATCTCGGTTGACCACCAGTACCAATGGGTTGAGAAGTTTCAATAGCATATGTCCTGGGCCTGCAAAAGCCTCTTGCATATAGGTGCAGACATTTATCAATGCAAGTCCTGAGAGAAAGGGAATCAGAGCATTTCGGAATAAGTTAGAAATGAATAAAAACGACAAGCCTGCTACAATCACTCCCATTGTTTTTAAAAATGAGTATAAAAGTGCATATTGGCCAAGACTTATGTTTAGCGGCGTATGGACAAAATCCTCTAAAGCATACAGCGGAGACGAAGAACCACCCTTTGATCCATATATTAAATAAAATGTCGTGTAATCAAGGAACCAAAACCACATTGAAACCAAACATATAAATAATCCTGATGCCCACAGCTTGGCGTAAAGGATTTTGAAGCCTCCTGTCTTAGTCGTCATTAGCAACGAGTCCATCTCTGTTTCCTTCTCTGATAAAAAAACACCAATAAGCCCATACATACACAGCAGTAGAACCAGAAGCGATGAAAATTCATATTGAACATAACATCTATACATTTCTTTGTCTGAAAAACTGGTAATATCTCTCCCATGAAATATTCTTGCAATCGCTTCATTTTTTCTAGACTCGTATAAATTGCCGAAAGATTTAAAAAAAGTTGAATTCTCCTTTGCTTTAATTACCACATTAGAAGCGTAAGCTTTATAATCGTAGTTGTATTTCATTGGATAAACAAAGCAGTAGCGAAAAAAATTCCAGTCCTCATACACATTGCTTAACCAAGTACCTTCAGGACGGTAAGTGAAACTCAGTGTATGTTCTGCAGTCTGATTTTCCATTGGTTGAAATATCGTCATGAGCTGTTTTATTTTCGCATTTGTGATTCTCCCGCCAAACGTATGATATTGCTCAGCATAAAGTTCCTTCCAACCCGGATTGGAAAGCAGAGCTTCCCTTTCATAGATACTGTATATTTTCCCAATATTCATAATTGAGAAAAGCAATATCGCTATGATGATGGTCCCTTTACGAAAGTGCTTTTGCCATTCATAAGAAATCAACTTTACCATTGGGCACTTTCTCCAAAATAATATAGGAATACATCTTCAAGATTGCCCTGCACATTTACTGCACTCTCATCAGGCTTCGCGTCATCAATGACACGAAGTTGAATCTTTTCTCCCATCCGCAGCATATTACTTATTCTGAGTTGATGAAGTTGCCTGTCTAAAATGTGATCCGTTGCTGATACTGTCCAGACCTTCCCTGCCAACCCATCAATCAATGCTTGAGGTGTGTCCTGCTTAAGCAACCTCCCGTTCTTTAGCAAGATGACCTGGTTAGCAATAAATTCGATATCTGAGACGATATGTGTGGCAAGCAAAACGATTCTGTTCTCAGAAAACTTGGTAATCAGGTTACGAAAGCGGATACGTTCCTGCGGATCTAGACCTGCAGTTGGTTCGTCAAGAATCAAAATAGCGGGATCATTAAGCATTGCTTGAGCAATGCCGACCCGTTGGAGCATCCCCCCAGAGAGTGTACCGATTTTCTTATCCTCGGCCGAGCTCAAATTCACGACCCTTAACAGCTCTCTGGATCGCATTGCACCTTTATTTTTAGGAATCCCCTTTAGGACACACATATAATTAAGAAAATCAATTACTGTGAAATTTTTGTAGAATCCAGGAAATTGAGGTAAATACCCAATATGATTTAAAAAATGTACACCCAAGCATCTCGCATCTATACCATCAATTAAGATTTTGCCCTTATCGCTTTTCTGAATACCGACTAAAATTTGAATAAGTGTAGATTTTCCCGCACCATTATTCCCCAACAACCCGTAAATTCCATTCTCCAATTGTGCTGAAAAATCCTTTAGTACATATCTCCCTTTATATTGTTTGGAAATCTGGTTGATATTCACTTTCATATGCCTGCTCCTTTGTAAAGCAGCAGGGATGGTGTCTTTTCCAGAATAATTACGTCATCATAAAAATCCTCAGCGTTTAAAGGAACTGATACCACATAAAAAGTACTAAAGTCCCCCAGCTGATCCAGATTGATTTCAGCACTCAGCACCTCAAGATTCCCCTTAGTTAGTGCCATTGGAAAGGAGACCCCATCTTGGCTCTCCAAAGGCTTATGATTAAGGTAAATTGTATTTCTGTAGGAAACCCCAGGATGACCAAACAGTTTAAAGGTTATTTGAAGAAGGCCACTGTTCTCCACCTTTAAGTTATCATGTCGTATTAACCCGTCCACATACAATTCGCTGAACACCTTGGAATCTAACGTTTCAATAGCTATCTTTTCAGACCTGCCATGACTCACTAACAATTCCTGAGTCACACGCTCTGTGGATTGTCTGACATTCAATAATCCAGCCTGCTTTGAGCTGAGAGGGACAGCCCACTGTTCCGTATCTTTATTGAAAAACACTTCACCTCCGGCTTCCAGAATCGTCTGGTAACCCCCATATGAAGCGGTTACCTTCATATCCGGTATAAAGGATGGATTGTAGACACTAACGAACTTAATTGGCAGGAGTTCTCCCTTTTTCCCAGTGATGGGAGTGAACGTAAAAGTAAATGGAGTAGCCTTATTTTCCTCTAGTTCAAAAATGTGCATATACTCATAAGCAGTCCCTGAAGAATCCAATTTGTAAGGCTGTGGTAGTCCGTCAATAAATAAAAGGAAGCCCACATTTCTAGCCTTTCCTGATGCATTAACGCTATAATCGATTTTCAATTCTCCTCCATTATACTGGATAGGTAATACTCTCCCAGCTTCATCAGCCTGCAAATTAACAGCATAATGATTTATACTTCCTAAAACCACATTTTTTTCATCCATCTCAAATGGATTCTGAGGCAAGTTGTCTCCCGAATTACTCACTACAATATCAGAAGGATTTATATGGATAGGGTCTGGCTTGTCCGAAGAACAAGCTGTTGCCAATAATAACATTCCGAAGATTGATGTAATGTATATATACCTCCAGATTTTTTTCATACTTTTCATTCCCTTCTTGTGATACGAAATCAAGAGGATTTCGTCATTCAGTTTGCTTGTTTTCCATTTTAGCGATGAGCAGCAGATAGAGAGTCAATCTCTACCTGCTGCCATAAACATATTTTTTTGTGTTTTATTACTCAGTTTGTGATGTTGGTGTAAGTATACACAGCAGATGCTCCATATGTGTTTCCGCCCTGTACTCCATGCGTTCCATAGACTGCATAGGCATTTGAAGGCATCGGGGCTAAATTGTCAAAGAACGTCGTCGCCCCTCTTGTGCTATTAACTTGAGCCTTCGTGCTTATAGTAATGCCGCTCTGGTTTTGAACTGTCCCTCTTATTGTCAAGTAAGCGTTATCATTATTGTGGCTTACAAGAGTGTGGAAATATGAACCATAATAAGCTGCCGATAAAACACCTGTTAGCGTCCCATAACCTGTTGCATTTTTAACGGCAGAATCATCTGCAAAGACTGGTGCTGATAGCAGGGACAAACAAGAGGCAGTAGCAGCAATGCGAACAATCATCTTTTTGGTAAATTTCATATGAACTCCTCCTAAAAATAATATTTTTTTGTTCACCTTCGTCACAATACCTCTATTGTTTCATATATCCAACCAACTCCCCACATATCGGAACACTGATGTCAGAGCACAATATTTTTTGTTGAACTCTCTAAGTCGTTTCCGAATTATTGTTAAGGGCAAACAAAAAAACCCTTATTTATAACATTACATTAATGATAAGAAATCACATTATTCTACATATTTTGTTAAGATTTTCTCAAAATACTCAGACTAAAGCAATTAGAAAGGAGTTATGTAAGTTTTTCACAAGGAGAAGATTATAAAAAAAGAAAACACCCCTAATGAAAGGGGTGCTAGCGTTATATTATTGCAGAAATTGCTGAACCGCCTGGTTCACGAGTTTACCATCGGCGCGACCTTTGACCTTAGGCATCAGTGCACTCATCACCTTACCCATTTCACTTTTCGAAGAAGCACCGGTTTCCTGGATGGTCTGTTGTACAATTACTTTAATTTCTTCTTCGGTAAGCTGCTCGGGAAGATATTTAATGATAATCTCGATTTCTGCCTTAGTACTCGCGGCAAGCTCATCGCGACCCGCTGCTTCAAATTCTTGGAGGGCATCTTTGCGCTGTTTGATCTCACGACTAAGGATATCAAGCACTTCGTTGTCGTCTAATGTTCTCTTCAAATCTATTTCAAGATACTTTATTGTAGAACGAACCATTCGAATGGTGGAGAGTCTGAACTTGTCCCTACTCTTCATCGCTTGCTTCATATCTTCGTTCAATCGTTCGCTAAGATTCATGCGTGGGTAATCCTCCTAAAACTTTCTCTTACGAGCAGCCTCAGACTTCTTCTTGCGCTTTACGCTTGGCTTCTCATAATGCTTGCGTTTCTTCACCTCAGCCAAGACACCATCCTTAGCAATGGAACGTTTAAAGCGACGAAGTGCAGCATCAATTGTCTCGTTTTTGCGAACTTTCGTTTCAGACACCAGTT
This genomic interval from Paenibacillus sp. FSL H8-0332 contains the following:
- a CDS encoding DUF5050 domain-containing protein, which encodes MSTSLYELKKIFLLQKGLHFILLLLFLKALLLFLMDKPVNADIEMNYPHYFSYLKEVQGSYSEIAEQFILEESERIANAKTLQQKMTEDYYDGVIEEAEFLAGTLPLERVLQNERGYELIYDQYTYIREHPADRYFLYRNGWDGLLSNDTLDLLWVLLVVLLVAPVYCYEYENKMDMLLLTVRKGTFQQSVCKICMALLSVALLSLLMSYMEFVFFQLKYGLEHGNYPLQSLSYFAESKKKCTLFEAFLWVTSGKVFGSLYLALLILFVSVCMKRYAFTLFTCTGILLIPYYGLPLESSKYNIPTPLGFLVSTGYLRGDEYRRDPFNDQLTAVFREVSLTTLGIVLGISLLLIFIMLLMIVILRSNAWSIKTGRFRGRLFSIPLLIWLSVTLLSGCTSSDYSEQSTTYNFSTRSSCENNNYRFYLDETDLNNIHTVFEDKRTGKKNEFMRNATSALTRVQNSLFCTGSYVYYMKYDSEKKRRFEEQKWFSIVQVDMDNFNEKVIFEKNLNSEERFFIDAKKMGNYESAFFFSIQAFFLDDKNIYFIGPEEIRSINRSTGTMKVVLRISPISSLAFDGRTVYYVNNSYVIKYDAVTQTKTTIPDIVTRDFLLEDNKLIFVNRKDGYRLYMYDLKEYIIRKLIDEPVMSFRFKEQTIYYINKMNLKEYGFKL
- a CDS encoding ABC transporter permease — its product is MVKLISYEWQKHFRKGTIIIAILLFSIMNIGKIYSIYEREALLSNPGWKELYAEQYHTFGGRITNAKIKQLMTIFQPMENQTAEHTLSFTYRPEGTWLSNVYEDWNFFRYCFVYPMKYNYDYKAYASNVVIKAKENSTFFKSFGNLYESRKNEAIARIFHGRDITSFSDKEMYRCYVQYEFSSLLVLLLCMYGLIGVFLSEKETEMDSLLMTTKTGGFKILYAKLWASGLFICLVSMWFWFLDYTTFYLIYGSKGGSSSPLYALEDFVHTPLNISLGQYALLYSFLKTMGVIVAGLSFLFISNLFRNALIPFLSGLALINVCTYMQEAFAGPGHMLLKLLNPLVLVVNRDLFRKAEFIALLGYPIPSYIAAGVLTVSWGLVFLYGIKLSVKKNAMLKGSRKRVNFVI
- a CDS encoding ABC transporter ATP-binding protein, with the translated sequence MKVNINQISKQYKGRYVLKDFSAQLENGIYGLLGNNGAGKSTLIQILVGIQKSDKGKILIDGIDARCLGVHFLNHIGYLPQFPGFYKNFTVIDFLNYMCVLKGIPKNKGAMRSRELLRVVNLSSAEDKKIGTLSGGMLQRVGIAQAMLNDPAILILDEPTAGLDPQERIRFRNLITKFSENRIVLLATHIVSDIEFIANQVILLKNGRLLKQDTPQALIDGLAGKVWTVSATDHILDRQLHQLRISNMLRMGEKIQLRVIDDAKPDESAVNVQGNLEDVFLYYFGESAQW
- a CDS encoding beta-glucanase/beta-glucan synthetase, whose amino-acid sequence is MKKIWRYIYITSIFGMLLLATACSSDKPDPIHINPSDIVVSNSGDNLPQNPFEMDEKNVVLGSINHYAVNLQADEAGRVLPIQYNGGELKIDYSVNASGKARNVGFLLFIDGLPQPYKLDSSGTAYEYMHIFELEENKATPFTFTFTPITGKKGELLPIKFVSVYNPSFIPDMKVTASYGGYQTILEAGGEVFFNKDTEQWAVPLSSKQAGLLNVRQSTERVTQELLVSHGRSEKIAIETLDSKVFSELYVDGLIRHDNLKVENSGLLQITFKLFGHPGVSYRNTIYLNHKPLESQDGVSFPMALTKGNLEVLSAEINLDQLGDFSTFYVVSVPLNAEDFYDDVIILEKTPSLLLYKGAGI
- a CDS encoding GatB/YqeY domain-containing protein; translation: MNLSERLNEDMKQAMKSRDKFRLSTIRMVRSTIKYLEIDLKRTLDDNEVLDILSREIKQRKDALQEFEAAGRDELAASTKAEIEIIIKYLPEQLTEEEIKVIVQQTIQETGASSKSEMGKVMSALMPKVKGRADGKLVNQAVQQFLQ
- the rpsU gene encoding 30S ribosomal protein S21, with protein sequence MSETKVRKNETIDAALRRFKRSIAKDGVLAEVKKRKHYEKPSVKRKKKSEAARKRKF